A genomic segment from Blastococcus sp. PRF04-17 encodes:
- a CDS encoding DUF1015 domain-containing protein, whose product MITSSGSRTPAPTAGLEVRPFRALTYRRRDPEHLARVSSPAYDLVTPAGRARLADADPYNIVRLILPLVDRSALSEDPAEQAADTLHRWISEGVLELDDSRALWVYELRPPEGAPATVGWLGAVALPAPGSTAVLPHEDTYAVAVEGRRALLAATRTDLEPIVLAHDLEPAVTEVTDLARSGVPTLVLHDGDGVDHRLWRVTDPALLGRVEGALRRTAAVIADGHHRFAAARAHALTRTGVAGSDAVLALVTPMGPGGLRVDPIHRVVPELSLDAAINGAGAHFRVTELPPPARADGVRDAADRWLADAHTTGFLVTDGRRVVQLDQPSEVVRSAVPPEAPDAWRRLDVVLAHHGLLAACWGRRDDPESVLIAHSVGEALETAVERNGVALLLRAPSPADVAAVARAGARMPRKSTLFLPKPRTGLVLRPLDG is encoded by the coding sequence GTGATCACGTCGTCGGGCTCCCGGACGCCGGCTCCGACGGCGGGACTCGAGGTCCGGCCGTTCCGGGCGCTGACCTACCGACGGCGCGACCCCGAGCACCTCGCCCGGGTGAGTTCGCCAGCCTACGACCTCGTGACCCCTGCAGGGCGTGCGCGCCTGGCCGACGCGGACCCGTACAACATCGTCCGCCTCATCCTGCCCCTCGTCGACCGGTCGGCCCTGAGCGAGGACCCTGCGGAGCAGGCCGCCGACACGCTGCACCGCTGGATCAGCGAGGGCGTTCTGGAACTCGACGACTCCCGCGCCCTTTGGGTGTACGAGCTCCGCCCGCCGGAGGGGGCACCCGCGACCGTCGGCTGGCTCGGCGCGGTCGCGCTGCCGGCACCGGGTTCGACGGCCGTGCTGCCCCACGAGGACACGTACGCGGTCGCCGTCGAAGGACGTCGCGCACTCCTCGCGGCGACCCGGACCGACCTCGAGCCGATCGTCCTCGCGCACGACCTGGAGCCCGCGGTCACGGAGGTCACCGACCTGGCCCGGTCGGGAGTGCCGACGCTCGTGCTGCACGACGGGGACGGCGTCGACCACCGGCTCTGGCGGGTGACCGACCCGGCCCTCCTCGGCAGGGTCGAGGGCGCGCTGCGCCGCACGGCGGCCGTCATCGCCGACGGGCACCACCGCTTCGCCGCGGCTCGGGCCCACGCGCTGACCCGGACGGGAGTCGCCGGCAGCGACGCCGTCCTCGCGCTGGTCACGCCGATGGGCCCCGGTGGGCTTCGTGTCGACCCGATCCACCGCGTCGTGCCGGAGCTCTCCCTCGACGCGGCGATCAACGGCGCCGGGGCCCACTTCCGGGTCACCGAACTGCCCCCACCGGCCCGAGCGGACGGCGTGCGCGACGCGGCGGATCGCTGGCTGGCCGACGCGCACACCACCGGCTTCCTCGTCACCGACGGTCGACGGGTGGTGCAGCTGGACCAGCCGTCGGAGGTCGTGCGGTCGGCCGTGCCGCCGGAGGCGCCGGACGCGTGGCGGCGCCTGGACGTCGTCCTCGCCCATCACGGCTTGCTGGCCGCCTGCTGGGGACGACGCGACGACCCGGAGTCCGTGCTCATCGCGCACAGCGTCGGCGAGGCCCTCGAAACGGCGGTCGAGCGGAACGGCGTGGCGCTCCTGCTCCGGGCGCCGTCCCCTGCCGACGTCGCGGCGGTCGCCCGCGCCGGGGCTCGCATGCCGCGGAAGTCGACGCTGTTCCTCCCCAAGCCGAGGACCGGCCTGGTCCTCCGGCCACTGGACGGCTGA
- a CDS encoding single-stranded DNA-binding protein, producing the protein MSVAVIDRNDVVLRGRVSAPAELRTLPSGDTLLTFRLVVRRPEPRARGQSVDVLTCITYDRSLQRRAALWQPGDVVEVEGALQRRFWRTGSGTASVCEVNCRRGRKVPRAGATTTDLTA; encoded by the coding sequence ATGAGCGTGGCTGTGATCGACCGGAACGACGTGGTCCTACGAGGAAGGGTGTCCGCGCCGGCGGAGCTCCGGACGCTGCCCAGCGGGGACACCCTGCTCACCTTCCGGCTGGTCGTGCGGCGGCCCGAGCCGCGGGCGCGAGGCCAGTCGGTCGACGTGTTGACCTGCATCACCTACGACCGCTCGCTGCAGCGTCGTGCCGCCCTGTGGCAGCCCGGCGACGTGGTCGAGGTCGAGGGTGCCCTGCAGCGCAGGTTCTGGCGGACGGGCAGCGGGACGGCCTCGGTGTGCGAGGTGAACTGCCGCCGGGGCCGCAAGGTGCCGCGGGCCGGCGCCACGACCACCGATCTCACGGCCTGA
- a CDS encoding DNA-3-methyladenine glycosylase, which produces MQPGELVRGEELLGPPAVVAPTLLGCWLVTDRPEGRVALRLTEVEAYSGNGTDPAAHSHRGPTPRAAIMFGPPGRLYVYFSYGVHWCANVVVGREGEGSAVLLRAGEVVVGEELARSRRPAARTARDLAGGPARLTQALAIGREDLDRDLLSPESPVRLHRGDLPASVSAGPRVGISVATDLPWRFWETGAPSVSVFRAGGKPRRSSAGQDGSP; this is translated from the coding sequence GTGCAGCCGGGAGAGCTCGTCCGCGGGGAGGAGCTGCTGGGTCCGCCCGCCGTCGTCGCCCCGACGTTGCTGGGCTGCTGGCTGGTCACCGACCGGCCGGAGGGCCGGGTCGCCCTCCGCCTGACCGAGGTGGAGGCGTACTCGGGAAACGGCACGGACCCCGCCGCGCACTCCCATCGAGGCCCCACCCCCCGGGCCGCGATCATGTTCGGCCCGCCCGGCCGCCTGTACGTCTACTTCAGCTACGGCGTGCACTGGTGCGCCAATGTCGTGGTCGGACGGGAAGGCGAGGGTTCGGCGGTGCTCCTCCGGGCCGGTGAGGTGGTCGTGGGAGAGGAACTCGCGCGCTCCCGACGTCCCGCCGCCAGGACCGCCCGCGACCTGGCCGGTGGACCGGCGCGGCTGACCCAGGCGCTGGCGATCGGCCGGGAGGACCTCGACCGGGACCTGCTGTCACCGGAGAGCCCCGTACGCCTGCACCGCGGAGACCTGCCTGCGTCGGTCTCGGCCGGTCCCCGCGTCGGCATCAGCGTGGCGACCGACCTGCCGTGGCGGTTCTGGGAGACAGGTGCTCCCTCGGTGAGCGTGTTCCGGGCGGGTGGGAAGCCCCGCCGCTCGTCCGCCGGGCAGGATGGATCCCCGTGA
- the tyrS gene encoding tyrosine--tRNA ligase — protein MNDVIDELHRRGLIAQSTDEAALRAHLAEGPVAYYAGFDPTAPSLHVGHLLQFMVLRALQRAGHQPVVLVGGATGLIGDPRPSAERQLNERDTVAEWVRRIREQVAPFLDVPAEAEGLKGPIYVDNLEWTAPVSAIDFLRDLGKHFRVSQMLAKEAVSARLNSEAGISYTEFSYQILQANDYRELHRRHGVTLQTGGSDQWGNLTAGIDLVRRTEGARVHALSTPLVTKSDGTKFGKSEGGAVWLDPSLTSPYAFFQFWLNADDADARAWLPLYSERRPRRWRLSSRRATNGPPRGRPSARWQRSSPSSCTARSSWRRPRRPGARSSAGTTWRRWGRRRSPPRCGRRAASPWTARCRPSPSCSSSPAWSAVSRRPGGR, from the coding sequence GTGAACGACGTGATCGACGAGCTGCACCGCCGCGGGCTGATCGCCCAGAGCACCGACGAGGCCGCCCTCCGCGCGCACCTGGCCGAAGGCCCGGTCGCGTACTACGCCGGGTTCGACCCGACGGCGCCGAGCCTGCACGTGGGTCACCTGCTGCAGTTCATGGTGCTGCGTGCGCTGCAGCGCGCCGGGCACCAGCCGGTCGTGCTGGTCGGCGGTGCCACGGGCCTGATCGGCGACCCGCGTCCCTCGGCCGAGCGGCAGCTCAACGAGCGGGACACCGTCGCCGAGTGGGTGCGGCGGATCCGTGAGCAGGTGGCGCCGTTCCTCGACGTGCCGGCCGAGGCCGAGGGTCTCAAGGGCCCGATCTACGTCGACAACCTCGAGTGGACCGCGCCGGTGTCGGCGATCGACTTCCTCCGTGACCTCGGCAAGCACTTCCGGGTGAGCCAGATGCTCGCCAAGGAGGCGGTGTCGGCCCGGCTGAACTCCGAAGCCGGCATCAGCTACACCGAGTTCAGCTACCAGATCCTGCAGGCCAACGACTACCGGGAGCTGCACCGGCGGCACGGGGTGACGCTGCAGACCGGCGGCTCGGACCAGTGGGGCAACCTCACCGCCGGCATCGACCTGGTGCGCCGGACGGAGGGGGCGAGGGTGCACGCCCTGTCGACGCCCCTGGTGACCAAGTCCGACGGCACCAAGTTCGGCAAGAGCGAGGGCGGCGCCGTCTGGCTGGACCCGTCGTTGACGTCGCCGTACGCGTTCTTCCAGTTCTGGCTCAACGCCGACGACGCCGACGCCCGAGCATGGCTGCCGCTGTACTCCGAGCGGCGGCCGAGGAGGTGGAGGCTCTCATCGCGGAGAGCAACGAACGGCCCGCCGCGAGGACGGCCCAGCGCGCGCTGGCAGAGGAGCTCACCGTCCTCGTGCACGGCCCGGAGCAGCTGGCGCAGGCCGAGGCGGCCGGGCGCGCGCTCTTCGGCCGGGACGACCTGGCGGCGCTGGGGGAGGAGACGCTCGCCGCCGCGCTGCGGGAGGCGGGCAGCGTCACCGTGGACGGCGAGGTGCCGACCTTCGCCCAGCTGTTCCAGCTCACCGGCCTGGTCGGCAGTCTCTCGGAGGCCAGGCGGACGGTGA
- a CDS encoding HAD-IIA family hydrolase: MTSPSLATGSPDAPSAVYDVALLDLDGVVYVGPHAVPGVPDVLVSASAAGMRLGFVTNNAARTPDQVAAHLAELGVPAEPADVITSSQAAASVVAQLLGPAAKVLAVGGPGVAAALREAGLAVVERAEDDPVAVVQGYGPQVGWVQLSEAVVAVRNGARHVATNTDATVPSPRGPLPGNGAMVGVVSAVTGVRPLVTGKPDPAMHAECVRRTAARRPLVVGDRLDTDIEGARRAGAASLLVFTGVTDPATLLRAAPEQRPDLLAPDAAGLLVPHPAVAADGGAWRCGSWTVRSAEGDDVLLLAAPGDAHGGDGLDGLRALCVAHWSRHSDAGAAVRVVATDDASARALHRWGLAQRATAGGS, from the coding sequence ATGACCTCGCCGAGCCTGGCCACGGGCAGCCCCGACGCGCCGAGTGCGGTCTACGACGTCGCGCTCCTCGATCTCGACGGCGTGGTCTACGTGGGCCCGCACGCGGTGCCCGGCGTACCGGACGTGCTCGTCTCCGCCAGCGCGGCCGGCATGCGGCTGGGCTTCGTCACCAACAATGCCGCCCGGACCCCGGATCAGGTGGCCGCGCACCTCGCCGAGCTGGGGGTACCGGCAGAGCCCGCCGACGTCATCACCAGCTCGCAGGCTGCCGCGTCCGTCGTCGCGCAGCTGCTCGGCCCCGCCGCCAAGGTCCTCGCCGTCGGCGGGCCGGGCGTCGCCGCCGCCCTCCGGGAGGCCGGTCTCGCCGTCGTCGAGCGGGCGGAGGACGACCCGGTGGCGGTCGTGCAGGGCTACGGCCCGCAGGTCGGCTGGGTGCAGCTGTCCGAGGCGGTGGTCGCCGTCCGCAACGGCGCCCGGCACGTGGCCACCAACACCGACGCAACGGTCCCGTCGCCGCGAGGGCCCTTGCCGGGCAACGGCGCGATGGTCGGCGTCGTCAGCGCGGTCACCGGCGTCCGGCCGCTCGTCACCGGCAAGCCCGACCCGGCGATGCACGCCGAGTGCGTCCGCCGGACGGCCGCGCGGCGCCCGCTGGTCGTCGGCGACCGGCTCGACACCGACATCGAGGGTGCCCGCCGGGCCGGCGCCGCGAGCCTGCTCGTCTTCACCGGTGTCACCGATCCGGCGACGCTGCTGCGCGCTGCACCCGAGCAGCGGCCCGACCTGCTCGCGCCGGATGCGGCCGGGCTGCTCGTGCCGCATCCGGCGGTGGCTGCAGACGGCGGCGCCTGGCGGTGCGGCAGCTGGACGGTGCGATCCGCGGAGGGCGACGACGTGCTGCTCCTCGCCGCTCCCGGGGACGCGCACGGCGGTGACGGCCTGGATGGGCTCCGCGCGCTGTGCGTGGCCCACTGGTCGCGGCACTCCGACGCCGGCGCGGCCGTCCGGGTCGTGGCGACCGACGACGCGTCCGCCAGAGCTCTGCACCGCTGGGGCCTGGCGCAGCGCGCGACCGCCGGCGGGAGCTAG
- a CDS encoding tetratricopeptide repeat protein produces the protein MPEDSSPEGGVYEWYRRGVELLGEGHPAAAATLLARAAAAEPGSRSILEALGRAQYDAGRYPEAMAAFTTLTAVNPTDDYAHFGLGLAASKAGELRVAAEHLALAVAMRPDLGHYARALRGVRARQAADSA, from the coding sequence GTGCCGGAGGACAGTTCCCCCGAGGGCGGCGTCTACGAGTGGTACCGGCGTGGTGTGGAGCTCCTGGGAGAAGGACACCCCGCGGCGGCCGCGACGCTCCTGGCGAGGGCGGCTGCGGCCGAGCCGGGTTCACGCAGCATCCTCGAGGCGCTGGGGCGGGCCCAGTACGACGCCGGTCGCTATCCGGAGGCGATGGCCGCGTTCACCACCCTGACGGCGGTCAACCCGACCGACGACTACGCCCACTTCGGCCTCGGTCTGGCGGCGAGCAAGGCCGGCGAGCTGCGGGTGGCGGCGGAGCACCTGGCGCTCGCCGTGGCCATGCGCCCCGATCTCGGGCACTACGCCCGCGCGTTGCGCGGGGTTCGCGCCCGACAGGCCGCGGACTCGGCATGA
- a CDS encoding SCP2 sterol-binding domain-containing protein — protein MTSLEGILGDLARNPAAAGLDRSLSCRLTDLDQVVLGRLSAGAVRDLHVVPDGPSVPKADIRLTMASDDLVALTDGRLQFGPAWASGRVRLEAGLRDLLRLRKLL, from the coding sequence ATGACGAGCCTCGAGGGGATCCTCGGGGATCTCGCGAGGAATCCGGCGGCGGCCGGCCTCGACCGCAGCCTGTCGTGCCGGCTGACCGATCTCGACCAGGTGGTGCTGGGCCGGCTCAGCGCGGGGGCCGTCCGGGACCTGCACGTCGTCCCGGACGGACCGTCGGTGCCCAAGGCGGACATCCGGCTGACGATGGCCAGCGACGACCTGGTCGCGCTGACCGACGGCCGGCTGCAGTTCGGGCCGGCGTGGGCGAGCGGCCGGGTGCGACTGGAGGCGGGGCTCCGCGACCTGCTGCGGCTGCGCAAGCTGCTCTAG
- the argH gene encoding argininosuccinate lyase → MTGAPSQTRLWGGRFGGGPSPAMAALSKSTDVDWRLAPYDLASSRAHARVLHRAGLLTDDELAAMVGALTELSAEVVAGTFSPVEADEDVHEALERGLLEKLGALGGKLRAGRSRNDQVATDLRLYLRHNVRALVAELSSLEYALLGLAERYQDVAAPGMTHLQHAQPVLIAHQLLAHAHSIARDVDRLQDWDRRAAVSPLGAGALAGSSLRLDPDAVAAELGFDRAADNSIDAVSDRDFAAEFCFAAALLGVHLSRLGEEVVLWTSTEFGWARLDDAWATGSSIMPQKKNPDIAELARGKSGRFVGNLTGLLTMLKGLPLAYDRDLQEDKEPVFDSMEQLMLLLPAVTGMVATLTLRPEVLEAAAPQGYALATDVAEWLVSNGVPFRSAHEISGAMVSFCEEAGLELDELADDQLAGIDERLTPAVRSVLSVPGALAARKARGGTAPDRVAEQLSALKQLATAHADWASSSPVAAAL, encoded by the coding sequence CGGGCCGTCGCCGGCGATGGCGGCGCTGTCGAAGTCCACGGACGTCGACTGGCGGCTGGCTCCCTATGACCTGGCCTCGTCGCGGGCCCATGCCCGTGTCCTGCACCGTGCGGGGCTGCTGACCGACGACGAGCTCGCCGCGATGGTCGGCGCCCTGACCGAGCTCTCGGCCGAGGTCGTCGCGGGCACCTTCTCCCCGGTCGAGGCCGACGAGGACGTGCACGAGGCGCTCGAGCGCGGCCTGCTGGAGAAGCTCGGCGCGCTCGGCGGCAAGCTGCGCGCCGGCCGCAGCCGCAACGACCAGGTCGCCACCGACCTCCGGCTCTACCTGCGGCACAACGTGCGAGCGCTGGTCGCCGAGCTGTCGTCGCTGGAGTACGCGCTGCTCGGCCTCGCCGAGCGGTACCAGGACGTCGCCGCGCCCGGCATGACCCACCTGCAGCACGCGCAGCCGGTGCTCATCGCCCACCAGCTCCTGGCGCACGCGCACTCGATCGCCCGCGACGTCGACCGGCTCCAGGACTGGGACCGGCGCGCGGCCGTCAGCCCGCTGGGCGCCGGCGCGCTGGCCGGCTCGTCGCTGCGGCTGGACCCCGACGCGGTCGCCGCCGAACTGGGCTTCGACCGCGCCGCCGACAACTCGATCGACGCGGTCAGCGACCGCGACTTCGCCGCGGAGTTCTGCTTCGCCGCGGCGCTGCTCGGCGTCCACCTGTCCCGGCTGGGGGAGGAGGTCGTCCTCTGGACGTCGACGGAGTTCGGCTGGGCCCGCCTCGATGACGCCTGGGCGACCGGGTCGTCGATCATGCCGCAGAAGAAGAACCCCGACATCGCCGAGCTGGCCCGGGGCAAGTCCGGCCGATTCGTGGGCAACCTGACCGGTCTGCTCACGATGCTCAAGGGGCTTCCGCTGGCCTACGACCGGGACCTGCAGGAGGACAAGGAGCCGGTCTTCGACTCGATGGAGCAGCTGATGCTGCTCCTGCCGGCGGTCACCGGCATGGTCGCGACGCTCACCTTGCGCCCGGAGGTCCTGGAGGCCGCGGCGCCGCAGGGCTACGCCCTGGCCACCGACGTCGCCGAGTGGCTGGTGTCGAACGGCGTGCCGTTCCGGTCGGCGCACGAGATCTCCGGGGCCATGGTGTCGTTCTGCGAGGAGGCCGGGCTCGAGCTGGACGAGCTCGCCGACGACCAGCTGGCCGGCATCGACGAGCGGCTCACCCCTGCCGTCCGGTCGGTGCTGTCCGTGCCCGGCGCACTGGCTGCCCGCAAGGCCCGCGGGGGGACGGCGCCCGACCGGGTCGCCGAGCAGCTCTCCGCCCTGAAGCAGCTCGCCACCGCACACGCCGACTGGGCGTCGTCCTCACCCGTGGCGGCCGCCCTCTGA
- a CDS encoding TlyA family RNA methyltransferase produces the protein MRTDPDEPSWVSRGAHKLLGALDAFDVPVEGRRALDAGASTGGFTEVLLRRGASEVVAVDVGYGELAWSLRTDERVRVLERTNVRTLTPDTIEGPVDLAVADLSFISLRLVLAALTTCARPDADLLPMVKPQFEVGRERLGAGGVVRDPEHRVHAVLDVASAAASLGWGTAGVVASPLPGPAGNVEFFLWLRRDAGPPQEHDVRRAVEEGPQ, from the coding sequence GTGCGCACCGATCCGGACGAACCCAGCTGGGTGTCGCGTGGCGCCCACAAGCTGCTCGGCGCGCTGGACGCATTCGACGTCCCGGTCGAGGGCCGACGGGCGCTGGACGCCGGCGCCTCCACCGGCGGGTTCACCGAGGTCCTGCTGCGGCGGGGTGCCAGCGAGGTCGTGGCCGTCGACGTCGGCTACGGCGAGCTCGCCTGGTCACTGCGCACCGACGAGCGGGTGCGCGTCCTGGAGCGCACCAACGTCCGCACCCTGACCCCCGACACCATCGAGGGACCGGTCGATCTGGCCGTGGCCGACCTCTCCTTCATCTCGCTGCGGCTGGTGCTGGCCGCACTCACCACGTGCGCCCGGCCCGACGCCGACCTCCTGCCGATGGTGAAGCCACAGTTCGAGGTCGGTCGCGAGCGGCTCGGCGCGGGTGGTGTCGTCCGCGATCCGGAGCACCGCGTGCACGCCGTCCTGGACGTGGCTTCCGCCGCGGCCTCGCTCGGCTGGGGGACCGCCGGGGTGGTGGCCAGCCCGCTGCCCGGGCCGGCTGGCAACGTGGAGTTCTTCCTGTGGCTGCGCCGGGACGCCGGACCGCCGCAGGAGCACGACGTGAGACGAGCAGTCGAGGAGGGGCCGCAGTGA